aatataaaaatgggcaaaagatttgaacatacaatttacaaaaaaaaatctttgtttggcaaaaagaaggtgaaaatatactcagcatcattaatcattatggagatgcaaattaaaaacacaatgaaacaCCAGTACACATGCATTAGAATagcttaaattaaaatttttaattttaaattaaaattaaatgactgACAACGCCAAGTGTAAGCAAAGATGTGAAGGAACTTAAACTCTCAcatactgctgatgggaatgtaaaatgacacaatcactttggaaaacagtttggaagtttctttaagaattaaatatatatgtttcatATAATTCAGCCATTCCACAACAAGGTATTCATCCAAGAGAGATGAGAGCATCTGACCATATAATGACTTGCACAGCAATGTCCATAACAGCTTTAATAGTCAAAAACCATAAACATGCCAGGCACGGTagcccacacctgtaatcttagcactctaggaggccaaggcgggaggactgcttgaggtcaggagtttgagaccagcctgagcaagaacgagaccccatctctactaaaaatagaaaaaattagcccggcatggtggcacctgcacccatagtcccagctacttgggaggctgaggcaggagggtcacttgagcccaggagtttgaggttgctgtgaggaggCTGAAgtcatgacactctagcccaggcaacagagactctgtcaaaaaaaaaaaaaaaaaaaaccctataaacaGCCAAAATGTTCATTATcagatgaaaggataaacaaattgatatatccatataattaTATACTACTCATTAATAAAAGGAACTATTGATAAAAGCTACAACACAGATGGATCtcaaaattatgctgagtgaaagaaagcAGGCAAAAAGGAGGACATATTtgttgattccatttatacaaaattttagaaaatgcaaactaatctatataGTGAGAAATGctgatcagtggttgcctgggatgGGTCAGAAACAGGCAGAAGCAAGAGATTACAAAGTACaaaggggcatgaggaaactGCAGAAAAATGAATATGATCATTATCTTGACTATGGTGATAGTTTTGCAGATGTATGCAAATGTCAAGCCCTATTAAATTGCATACTTTAAGTATCTGcagtttattttatgtcaattatacctctataaagctgttaaaatgcataaatttatACGTGcccataatatatatttttcagtattttttttaatctctgaggATTACTATCAACATTTTATCATTGGTTCTCTATGGATAGAGGAAGAATTAGGGatgttttgaattttcttctttgagcTCATCCCCATCCTCATTTTCTCAATGCCCTacaacaattatatatatatattcttttatgactaaatgctataaaaatttaatttttaaaaagtcttttttaaaacgtggtctttttaaaaaatatgtatctctGCATTAACGAAAGACAGGAAAGTAACATCAAGTTTAGAGGCAGTATTAATATTCCTCCTACATCTCTACAGTATCTTCTTTACAGtgaagataaattttatatttaaaaatcaaatatatgttttaaaagaaagcattGGCAATTATTTCCATACTCAAATTTGTTAAGATAACCAGGAAGTCAATTTGCAGACACCCGCTTTGGAGGCGGACCCATACTCTCACCAACGAATTGGCGGCGACGTCTGTTTTACTCCCTTTCACTGTCTTGCCGCCACCACCCCTTGGTCTTTGGACAGGAAAAGGTCAGAGAGGAAGGGTGAGTATGGCTCAGGCCTTCTTTGGCAGGTCAGGGCACCTGCTCTGTTGACAGCATTTttggtgaaataataaattacaacCGCCCAAGAGTCGAAATTTTGCGTCGACTACAGGGGTGAACGTTTAGGTAAACGGAGGCCCGGGACTGGCATCTGTCTGCATTGGCCTTTCCCAGAGGCCGAGTGCCACGCTCGTCCCCACCGCGATGGAGGCGGCTTCCCCGCCCCGTCCCCGTGGAACTTCGAGCTTCTGGAAGGGAAAGGGCGTGTGACGCAGTCACCGTCGCTTAGGGCAGCGTTCTCGTTCAGACCTGATGGCCGGCTCCTGACCGTGCACTGAGCCagcctggcctcagtttcccgctTTCCAAAGAGGAGGAGCCATGCTGTCCTGTTTCTGGCTCCTCTCCAAGCACACTGGCCCTTCGCTGGTGTCCCTGCGCAGTGCGCGCCGTGGCTTCCCGTTCCCTCCTCGCTGGGGGCCCGTGCTTCCCGCTGGCCCCCGGCTGGCCGCTCCCCGCCGCCCGCTGGCCGCAGCCTCCTCCCAGGACCCCACCCTCTCCCGGGTGCGCCAGAACTTCCACCCTGACTCCGAGGCTGCCGTCAACCGCCAGATCAACCTCGAGCTCTATGCGTCCTACGTGTACTTGTCCATGGCCTATTACTTCTCCCGAGATGACGTGGCCTTGAACAACTTCTCCAGGTATTTCCTCCGCCAGTCCCGGGAGGAGACAGAGCACGCAGAGAAGCTGATGAGGCTGCAGAACCAGCGAGGAGGCCGGATCTGCCTGCAGGACATCAAGAGGCCGGACCAGGACGACTGGGAAAATGGGCTGCATGCCATGGAGTGTGCTCTGCTCCTAGAAAAGAACGTGAACCAGTCGTTGCTGGAATTGCACACTCTGGCCTCAGACAAAGGTGACCCCCATTTGTGCGACTTCCTGGAAACCCACTACCTGAATGAGCAAGTGAAGTCTATCAAAGAGCTAGGTGACCATGTGCACAACCTAGTTAAGATGGGGGCCCCGCATTCTGGCCTGGCGGAGTACCTTTTTGACAAACATACTCTTGGGAATGAAAATAAGCAGAACTAAGCTGCAGGCTGCCCTTCCCCGCAGGCTACCCAGTGCATCCCAAGACCAAGCGCCAGCTGTCTCCTGCTTTCTTGCCCTTAAAATTCACCTATATCTTTATACTCATCTCCTGTTACACTGTTCCTCCAATAAAgtgatttgttaaaaataaaatatgtttagcCTCAAGTTAACAAGGGCTTTTTTCCGGCATCAAGATACTCATTTTCCCAGTGTCAAAGAGCCCAGAATACTATGGTATAAAAAGGACTGCAAAAAACTACTGAAAGTAGGTGCAAACTAACTTTTTCCAGTTATCAAATATTATTCCAGGCCATGAACCTACTAACATTCTGAGATTCTCAATTCGACAAGTGCCTGCTATTTTCGCTACGTTATGCAAAGGCTAAggtggaaaaatgaaatatacaagTAACTATAAGTGAAGAGTACACATAGTACTGTAAAAATCATACATGCCAAATTCTACAAAACTTTTACCTTTTCCCAGTATATGCCAAGATCCTAACTGTCTGGAGATGatctgttttttaaacaaattcataatcaaataaatttggaataaGCTACATAAGGTGTCAGTGCTGGCCTTGGAAAGTAACTGAGTGTATTAACATTTTAAGGGGTTTGGGAAGTcttgtgattaaaaacaaacaacaaatttgaattatttttgtttagctcagtgtttcccaaacataggcaatctctctctctctctctctctctctctttgttttttttaatgttgataatATAACAAAGCAGATCTATCTGATTCCAGACTCTTTATACTTCACCACTAGGCCATATAGCCTTCCTTTTAACATACCAAAAAGAGTGAAAACATTGCGTAAAAACACCTTTATCTAGTCTTTACaatagagagaaaagaatattggGGTGGAAAAAGTCAAGAAGGAATCTGGAATAAAGGAGTCATCTAGCCAGGTGGGTGTTTTCTTTACAGTGGGTGGGAGTGAGATGAGTAGAATGCTTGGTGAGCTGGTGAGCAGGCTCTGGGCTAGACCTGAGCACAGCAAAAGAATGCTGGGCCAAAAGTTGAGCCATCAGGAGCTTCATCTTGTTGTACAGAATAAGAatctgaaaacaacctaaatgtttgaTAGTTTAAATCTTCTGAGACACAGATACCAAAATGTGATTAAGTGTACAGAACTTAGGGGAAATAGAAAGGGCTCTGAGAGAAAATGGGAAAGGAGCTGGGAGAAGCAGGGAGAGCCTTCAGACTTAATGCAAGTCTGATCCCcagggaaggaagaaggtaaCGTTGTGCATAGTTCTTTGGAAAAGTCTGCAAGGCTGTCAGGGAGACCTCAAGCCACAGTCACTAGTCAGGGGAATCCCAGGTGTCCCAGAAATGAGCCTCCCTAATTCCTTTCCTATATTCAGTTATTGACTGGGAACTGTGGACTTGTGAACTAAATATGATGAGTCAATTTCAGAGCACAGCAAATTATGGCCCCTGCAGTCCAAGATCTGAGAAATACATGCATATTACTGCACAAGTTCAGCAAAATGGTTTATATTAAAACACCGTACATGGACCAACACTCTGTAGCTATTGTTAAATATGATTTTGACAAAATCCTTATGAAGCGAGCAAAAATTCacaatgtgttattttaaaaacaaataatattacaAAACAGGATTACATCACATGGTTCTACATGTACAATTATAGggacattatat
This portion of the Eulemur rufifrons isolate Redbay chromosome 17, OSU_ERuf_1, whole genome shotgun sequence genome encodes:
- the FTMT gene encoding ferritin, mitochondrial, with translation MLSCFWLLSKHTGPSLVSLRSARRGFPFPPRWGPVLPAGPRLAAPRRPLAAASSQDPTLSRVRQNFHPDSEAAVNRQINLELYASYVYLSMAYYFSRDDVALNNFSRYFLRQSREETEHAEKLMRLQNQRGGRICLQDIKRPDQDDWENGLHAMECALLLEKNVNQSLLELHTLASDKGDPHLCDFLETHYLNEQVKSIKELGDHVHNLVKMGAPHSGLAEYLFDKHTLGNENKQN